A segment of the Lycium ferocissimum isolate CSIRO_LF1 chromosome 5, AGI_CSIRO_Lferr_CH_V1, whole genome shotgun sequence genome:
CTTCAAGAGTTCTTGAAAATACATAATTCATTTTAGATTTGTTGAACCTTGTTGATGTAGTTGAACCTTGTCACCTTTTGCTTTGCCACTCTCATTGGTAGTTGTCTTGGGGCAAACTCCTCAAACACTTTATCATCCCAACTATATGTCTGCcattagttttatttttattttcgcGTTTTCCACTTCTTTGTTGCCTAAGAGAGATGTCGGTGTTCCTAGAGGCACTTGCAAAGCATCTATCCAGAATTTCATCCTCCTCGCTTTCGTCAAAAAAATCAGCATCGTGTAAATTATGTGGAGAAAAAGAACTACTTCCAACAACTTGTAATTGCTTACTAgtgttcatttttttcatcttgTTTAACTCTTGATGCCTACCTTATTTATGTCATATTGGCTAGGGTATAACTGAACGACCTAGATTTCTTAGTCCCTTTAATTTAACTAATATCACCTTCTTAAGCGTGCAAATTAAAGAAGATTCTATTTCACATAGAATGGTGCAAAATTTGCGGTTATATACTTGTTCCTAAGATTGATATATAACTTaacgggtcatttgcacgattgtccttcaaaggcactgatctttaatttttatcccttaaattggtggtctttaatttttgcacaTCGCCTTGTACCTCGAGGTCCTAGGTTCCACaattcagtaaaaaaaaaaaaaaaatcgcaagacagagtttcgtagcaaaattaggcctattcgggcaaaagttagtccttaaggcagagttttgcaaaattccaactgaggtaaaaaaaaaaaaattgccttaatgcaaacctctaccttaaggGTAAAGTTTTGCCTTATGCCTGAAGGAAAAACTCTGCCTTTAGTAGAGTTTGAGGCAAACTCTGCATGATCAGGTAGAGTTTTAATGCAAACTctacttaaggcagagtttgaaactctgcctgaaggtagcaaaactctatcttgcgaatccaaactctatcttgcgaatttaattttaatttttgactgagcgagaATTCGAACTCAAAACGAAGGAgtttttaatgaagggcaaaaattaaagaccaccaatttgagggacaaaaattaaaaaccagtgcctttgaagggcattccgcacaaaaaaaaaaaaatgtaacttAAGGATGCTCGGTCTCATGTAAATTGACCAAAACATATTATTCCAAACTCATTCACGTTAAATGACGTTTTAGTATGTTGCATAAATCCTCAAGTCATAGCGTTCCActtaatttaaatatatattacctTGTCACCATCTTCTAAACGAGTCAACAATTTTCATGGAGCATGTAATAAGTATTACTATTAGTAGCTATAATTCATCATAAGAAGAACGGGAAACACGGTGTTTATCAGTAAATTATTTAGGTCTACTAACCAAATCATTTTAACCATGTTTTACTCGTGCGCTTTTAATTCGAATAACTCGGTAACGCCCACTTACATTCATGAGAGAGCTTGAATTTGGTCACGAATTTAAAATGACTATACCTATCCGTTAAAAGTTAAATAAGCTttaagcagtagaaaaagtatATACATTGCATGTTTAAAGTATAGTGGGGAAGACCATTTTTAACATGAGTAGAGAAATTAATTAGAGTCTTCCACTCAATTTTTAGAAGAAATGAGATGCATCTTTGGTTCTCGATCTCTCAATTGTTTAttcttactttttaaaaattaaactcagACCCTCTTAAgcacaataacatcatttttatttcttatgatGAAACCAAATCAGGCAAGCGATGTGTGCACATGGTATCATTAAACGACAACGATTAATGCAAGAACGTTCAAAGTGGTACCATTATGGTACATCAAAGAAAAAGACGTTGGCATAAAGTAAGAGAAAGGAAGATTGTACGAAACATCTGGGGTTCAATCATTGGAAAAAGCATTAAGTTCTCGAGCATATAGCAATGAGTATATGTTATTTTAATAACTTTTGTGTAACAGATTAAAGTAAATCGAGCTAGACAAAATTAATAAACTCTCTTTCTGTCAATTTGAACCATCCCACCTCCACCCCTTTTATCAACACAATTTGAACCATTTCATTAAAATTGCAACAAACTAATGAACTCATAAATTTAGAAATATAATGACTTTAAtagaaaattttaattgaaCCCGTAaattttaaatcatgaattCGCTGATGTTTTCAATTAAGAGACGGAGATATTGGATGCATTAATTAATCCCTCATACACTACAGATTGAGATTGGTAAATTAAATCAGAACCCACCAGGAAAAGATAAACCTACTAAAGCAAAGCAAACGGAAGCACATCCTGAATTTCTTCGGCTACTGCCGCAAATTCATCTCCTCAATTGACTATAGCAGTACTGGATGGCCCAAACTCCATTATTGATGCCAAATGGCAGGTAATTATTGGTCTCTCCATCATTTCTTGATTGCTTTTTAGTTGATTAGGAGTTCATTTTGTACAGAAAATCAACTCCgtccaaaaaatttaaagcaTGATAGTATGCCTTAGTGCCAGTGAGGATTGGTGGATGACATAATAAAAGAGCCTGGGACACTTGAATTCTTAGGATATTTGCCATTGCACCATCACTCTTAGAATATTTGTCCAAATAAAATATAGGAGTACTATAGTACAAAAGTTCTTCCACTGTTGCACCAACTTTCTCACCCCCTGCCTATATAAATATGTCGACCAACCTCTCCCCATTTCACTGCCAAAGTAAATCTTGCTAGTCTTTTGCAACTCTTAGCACTTCTTTGTGAGTGAGCTATAGAGATAGTGCTAGAGATTGAAATTTCTTGCTAGCTAGAAACATAAACAAAAAGATATGGCTTTTTCTGCAGATCACTGGGCTTTTGTTTTTGGTGTCCTTGGTAAATATACCTGTTTTTCCTCCTTGCTACTAAAAATCTATTGGATAATTTTTGAAGTATCACAAGCccctgcttcttcttcttcttttacttgttttcttCAAGGAAAGAATGCTAAATAGTTGAACCCACTCTGTTTATGTTTTGAGGATAATAATATTAGAACATATACCATTAGGTCTGGCCTAATGTGCATACAAAATTTACATGTACATGTTATGCAATTGCCGCAGTAGTTAAATTGATCATTCTAGCGTATCCTCAATAATTTTGATCATTTGCATGCACTTTTCttcattattatatttgagtttAACTTCAATTgatctttattctttttcttttgtaatttgCAGGTAACATCGTCTCGTTCATCGTGTTCCTTTCTCCAATGTAAGCATCCACTTTCTTAGATCCTTCAAGAGCTGTCACTAATTTATTATGCTTATGATCTGACAGTAATATACTTTCACACTTGCAGCCCCACATTTTGTAAAATTTACAAGAAGAAATCAACGGAAGGTTATCAATCAATTCCATACGTGGTTGCTCTCTTTAGTTCCATGCTTTGGATTTACTATGCATTTTTGAAGACCAACACAACCCTTCTCATCACTATTAACTCCTTTGGTGTCTTCATTGAAATTATATACGTTGGTGTCTACCTTTTCTACGCACCAAAAAATGCCAGGGTAAGTTTTTACAAGAAACTCAGTATCATTTTTCAGTGCAGTTTctttattactatttttttttacttcctttcctttgcctaaagaaagaacatataagtctaatatttataattaaattaacGCAGTTCCAAACTATAAAGATGCTCCTAATATCAGTGGTGGGTGGCTTTGGTGTTATTGTTCTGGGTACCCAATTTCTATTCAAAGGTGCTGCTCGTGGGCAAGCGATTGGATGGATTTGCCTTGTGTTTTCCTTATGTGTGTTTGTAGCACCCTTAGGCATAGTGGTAAGCTTTTACGTGCAATTAATTCATGAACATCAAGAATTACTCTTCATTGATTCCCCTGTTTCTCCATCCCTTAAGATACTAATGcttataatttttcttatataatGCAGAGACAAGTGATCAAAACAAAGAGTGTGGAATACATGCCATTACTTCTGTCCGTTTTTCTCACCTTAAGTGCTGTCATGTGGTTCTTTTATGGTCTTCTCGTAAAAGACATTAACATTGCTGTAAGTTCTTTGTTCAAGCATCATATACTTATTTTCTATACTTgcatgtgtctatatatattttacataaaATATGTTCAATCTTATCCATCGTGTGTTTAATTACTTTCACTTTTGTCATTATAGATTCCAAATGTATTGGGATTCATCCTAGGAATTCTCCAAATGGTGCTTTATGTAATTTACAATAAGAAAGAGAAGGCTATCTTAAAGGAGCAGAAACTTTCAGAGTTACAAAAGCCCGCAGTTACTTTCTTGGATGAGAAAAATAGGAAGTTTGAAGAACTCACAAAGGAACAGATTATTGACATAGTGAAGCTTGGTTCACTGATTTCCTCGGGGAAAATTCAGGTGGCTTCGTGTCTGCATGATACATGTGCATCAGCTAAAGTTGAGGATACTCCCCAGCTGCAAACTGTAGAAGCCTAGGAATTTACACTTTCCTAACTTGTAATGGCTAATGTGTTTGTACACAAGTTTATTCTTAGCTCATAATTTCGTTTTATCGTAAAATTAGCTTCCTAGCTAGATCATGTACTCAAAAGGCAAAATTGTTATCTTGAAGCTAAAGCATAAAACGGCTGTTCGTTATTGATTTTCTGTGGACAAAAACTTGTTGCgtccaaacgcacacgcaagtgtaCATCGTATCaagtaatatagtgattttTAGAACATCGGATGTCGAACCCATAATGTTGGAGTTATGATTAACCgtcaactaaattaaactatccaaattatctaaacaagagaTGAAATTCGAAgattgtgattataaactaatTGAAGATAAAAGAGATAAATAGTGAACTTCAACAAAGAAAGAGCGagtttttatattatcaatGAGATGAATGTTCTAGGGTTGCGGTTGGTTCACCAATCCTATTGAGTTTTCAAACTATTTCCCTTTAATCCGAATTGTCGACGATTGCTAATTTACCGGATTATTAACTCTCGTAGTATTCTCCCGAACTACCACTCGCCTATTCAAAACTGTTCGccgcctatattcctatggaatTGACTTGTTAAGAAAAACGTTTATGGTATTTAATTGAACGTGGCGCctaggtatattcctatcctagcCACAAATCCTGCCAACTATAGGGATAATCGATCACGCCCAAATCCTTCTCTAATCTAACAACATCTTTCCCAAGCATGTATATTAGATAGTCGATAGAACCTAGCTGTGTGAAACAATCAAGCAATTATGAACAGAATTAAAGAAGCAATCAAACTCAACAACTCgtattaagataagaaataatcaccaaacatcaataatcatggtttaccacaaccctagaatgagaagtttagctccacatagacatggagaaaaagcaacaaatcattcaaagaaaaatatagaaactagtgataaggagaagaaaaggtaaaaccCATAATCTCCCAGGCGGCTCCTattctctttcaaaagtcgtgTATTCTAAGGTAAAAACGGCTATTTATAAGCTAGGGCAAATATGAGATAAGTGGGCCCAATCCCGATCTAAATAGGACAATCGACGCCGCTTGTGCTTTGGTCATGCGTATGGCCATCGCATGATATGTACTGCAGACCGCATGCTCCGCACAAACAAAGCATAACATGTCCGAGAATCGAAAAGGGGTATTTTGTGCGGGATGTGAGGCGCATGGCCGGCAAGAGACCCTTCGAAAGGTCGATTTTGCCTTCAAGTGTTGGAACTTCCTTCGCAACATTCAATCGTCGTACATAGCCTCGGAATCACTCAAAACTGCCCGAATACCATTCGTGGTCCTTGTTGTACCTATTCATATAAACATACCAACATAAGCTTATATACAACAATTCACACTCAAAGCTGCGATGAAAGTGATAAGAAGTAAAGTGTAAATGACACTTAatctagatatttgtgccaaatatcaacacccccacttagactttgctcGCCCTCGAGCAACCACTTATCATACATTCCCTAATACTTTTTGGCAATGCCACTCAAACAGTCTACATCGAATTCGGTGGATGTGCAAGTTTTGAAATTGCATTAACATACACATTGAGCCAATTCTTGAAAGTCATGCCAAGCTTTCAAAACCATCATTTTCTTATGCTTCAAAATTCTAGCAACCAAACCTCTCAAGAAACGATACGTTCAAAACATGCATATGACTCGTACACCACTCAAAACATAACGAACTAACCATGCTTATCCGACCAACTTTGGGTACTTCATCCATCTCCTATTAATTATGTGCCCTCACCCAAAAGAGAGTTGTCCATGTCTCACACAAGGTAAACTACTTATTTCAATGGACATAAGATGCAACAATATCGCTCACTCTCGCTTAAAGAATATCCAATGCTCAAAACATGACGAACCATAGGCTTGCCATGGTGTAACCGTTCAAAGAACTTAGAGTGAGGTGAATTTAAGATCACTTAGGACTTGTctggttgtaatgtaggctatagggacgggtaggatatattttggaagatagtgactaacctccctaagcacttttaATACCTTACAATCAtagttcaatttttttgtttttaccatCCTTCATCACCCACAGCATTCATCCACGTGCTACCCATTCTATCTTATCAACACCCATTTATTTTCTCAAGTTTAAGCATCCTCTTGTTTTCAACAGACTAGTGGCAGACAACATTAAGAACGCAGACGACGAACTAaacagttcttttttttttttttttttttttttttttgatattacACTTCCCACTGACCATCATCTACCCTTCAGACACACCCATAGACCTCATTTTTAACTTCATTCAACAATCCTCCCTCAACTTCACATCCTAACTCCACTTCAATAAGTAACCATTAAAAGTGCCTAAGGAGTAAAACAGGGATCAAATTGGGTCAATAAGAACAACGGGAGTAGGCTACGTGGCGTTGAGAAAAGAAAGGCTAAAGGCTCAACGGGGTTGACTAGGGTTATACATGTACAACGGGTAGGTGAACGACGTTTCAAGCTTTGGCTAACAAAGAAATGCCTCGATCACTTCCTAAACTTCTCACTCAATTTCACTTCACAACacaccgggcaagttctagtcATCATTATCAAGCATGGATCATACCGAGTTTCCTCACATCACACACAAAGCCATAATCAACACAAAACATTCATACAACCATCCAATCAAGCAACTATCACAAATCATGCTAAGTGGGTCATAATGAGTCAATGCAGTCTACTACAGAAATGTTTCGAGGTAGGTTGCCTATTTTTaagcatatttttttaaagatctTCAAGAAGAAAAAACTCATGGTGTCCATATTCCACCTAACCTGAGCACCTAGCATTCGAGTGGTCGACGACAGCTTGACTCCTACGACTCTTCTACAAAACTAAAAATCTAACCGGTTCAAGGTCCCCGTGAGGAGAAAGAGAACCGAGGTCATAAGAAAACCCAAGGGGGTGGATGGTGTGTGCCACCAACGAGGGACTCAAGAAGCTACCAAGAAAACCTAACGCAAGAaaactaagaattttttttttttttttttttttttttttttttttttttgactcaaaGACTCAAACACTAATAAAAAGAAAACCTATGGCAACTTGATCACCATCCTTAACCTCAAAATGTTGTTACAAGGAATGTatttcccaccccacacttaaatcATGCTTTGCCCTCGAAGCATATagatggaaaaatttaaaaacaaagtaAGGCAAGAAATACTCCCTGGGGCCCACTAGGGCCTAGTCATCACCCTCATCATCCTCAGCCTCGCCATCAGATGGCTCGGCATCTTCTTCCTCATCACCCTCAGCATCCCGTATATTCTTCTTCACTACCTTCCTCCATCTCAGCGGCTATGAGATTGTAAATTCCCCTGAAATTTTTCTTCAACGCCACCTCTACTCCTCTTGGAACCTTGTGAAGGGCCTGACTCGTCCACTTTACCTTTTCCTTTGTTCACCATTGTACCTGTGGAGATTCAAAATACAAACATCCAACTTCGTTAGCAAATCTGAAACCAAGTGGGGTCGTGAAACATTCACCCCACAACTTCAAGCCGTGTGTTTATGCATTGAATGTTCATCTTTCTTGATGCTCGGGTACTCTCATGGCTTTAATGACTCTCCAGTGGGGTCGTGAAACGACCCCACACTTACTTCCGACTATGATACACAAAACtcaaaacaaagaagttaactAATTTTTAGCCTAAAACGacaaaattaatgaaataaagACTATCCTACAAATCAAGGAAAAGCATGTTGAATGACCTATGGGTGTTCATGGCAATGCCCTATGGTTTAGAATGTTGTTTCAAGCTTATTTTCTACTCAAGACTTCACAAAAATCACACGAAACTTAATAGAGGAATTTTATCAAACAACTTGTGGGCATAGAACTATCCTCATGAAGTTTTGCAACAATGGAGGGTTGTAAAACCCTACCTTATGTTTGGGAATCGTTGTTCTAGCATCCAACATTTTTTTACAAACAACACAATACCAAAACAACCATCAGGAGCCCAACCCACGAACCCTTGTTTATCAATCTCTCAACAAAAAGGGGGACAAAAGGAATAGGATTTCATTGATGAAAACACACgaattcttaccttatgttGTGGAGGAGAAGATTTACACTACTTTCCTTAGAGTTGGAAGGGATTGGGAGAAGGGTTTTAGTGTTTGGGTTGGGTTGGGAGCTGTTTTAGAGAGAGGGGGGTTTTGTGAGAAGTGGGGAATAAGTGGGGGGTCGTCCGTGTCTTATTCTTTTAAAAGAATTCGAACTGGGCCGACCCGTGCGTTGGCCATACGTCGCATGACCAGCGCACAACATCCCCCTTTCTGAACTTTCtacttagaaaaattttgctCTGATTACCCTTCATGCGCTGGCCATGCGTCGCATAACCAGCGCACAAAACACCCCCTTCTGAACTTTGTACTTAGCCAAAATTTTGGCCTGCTTACCCGTTGTGCGATTGCCATGCGACGCATAGGCATAGCACACACAAACCTGGAGCTGTTTCATTAACTGCTTCGAGCGTTTATTGTTCCTGCTCATTATTTGGTCCTGCAACATGAACACACACATGACATATATTGCTACAAaagttgggttgcctcccaaccaGCGCCTTAGTTAACGTCGTGGCACGACGTGAATCAACATCGCCACTTTTCCCTCCACTTTGAGGATACGAATTGCGCCCCTaa
Coding sequences within it:
- the LOC132056222 gene encoding bidirectional sugar transporter N3-like isoform X1; this translates as MAFSADHWAFVFGVLGNIVSFIVFLSPIPTFCKIYKKKSTEGYQSIPYVVALFSSMLWIYYAFLKTNTTLLITINSFGVFIEIIYVGVYLFYAPKNARFQTIKMLLISVVGGFGVIVLGTQFLFKGAARGQAIGWICLVFSLCVFVAPLGIVRQVIKTKSVEYMPLLLSVFLTLSAVMWFFYGLLVKDINIAIPNVLGFILGILQMVLYVIYNKKEKAILKEQKLSELQKPAVTFLDEKNRKFEELTKEQIIDIVKLGSLISSGKIQVASCLHDTCASAKVEDTPQLQTVEA
- the LOC132056222 gene encoding bidirectional sugar transporter SWEET10-like isoform X2; the encoded protein is MAFSADHWAFVFGVLGNIVSFIVFLSPIPTFCKIYKKKSTEGYQSIPYVVALFSSMLWIYYAFLKTNTTLLITINSFGVFIEIIYVGVYLFYAPKNARFQTIKMLLISVVGGFGVIVLGTQFLFKGAARGQAIGWICLVFSLCVFVAPLGIVRQVIKTKSVEYMPLLLSVFLTLSAVMWFFYGLLVKDINIAIPNVLGFILGILQMVLYVIYNKKEKAILKEQKLSELQKPAEQIIDIVKLGSLISSGKIQVASCLHDTCASAKVEDTPQLQTVEA